In a genomic window of Xylophilus rhododendri:
- a CDS encoding pyridoxal phosphate-dependent aminotransferase, whose amino-acid sequence MNSETLQATLAMSAPRTPVPPSRLPAVGTTIFTVMSALATETGAVNLGQGFPDFHCDPALLDAVDRAMRGGANQYAPMAGLASLREVMAAKIEAEHGRRYDPNTEITITAGATQAILTALIAVVQPGDEVIVLEPCYDSYVPGIVMAGGTPVRVPLVPGSFRPDFGRIAAALSPRTRAIIVNSPHNPSATVWTREEMLQLQALLAPTEAIVISDEVYEHMAFDGAHESASRFEELAARSFVVSSFGKTLHVTGWKVGTVVAPAALMAEFRKVHQFNVFSVNTPMQQGLADYLKDPAPYRGLPAFYRQKREFFRAGLAGSRLRLLPCEGTYFQCVDISAVSDLSEADFCQWLARTHGVAAIPMSAFYGDGFDQHVVRFCFAKKEETLSAALERLQRL is encoded by the coding sequence ATGAACTCTGAAACCCTGCAGGCGACGCTTGCCATGTCCGCACCCCGCACTCCCGTCCCGCCCAGCCGCCTGCCGGCCGTGGGCACCACCATCTTCACCGTGATGTCGGCGCTGGCCACCGAGACCGGCGCCGTCAACCTCGGCCAGGGCTTTCCCGATTTCCACTGCGACCCGGCCCTGCTCGACGCGGTGGACCGCGCCATGCGCGGCGGCGCCAACCAGTACGCGCCCATGGCGGGCCTGGCCAGCCTGCGCGAGGTGATGGCCGCCAAGATCGAGGCAGAGCACGGCCGGCGCTACGACCCGAACACCGAGATCACCATCACCGCCGGCGCCACCCAGGCCATCCTCACCGCCCTGATCGCGGTGGTGCAGCCAGGCGACGAGGTGATCGTGCTGGAGCCCTGCTACGACAGCTACGTGCCCGGCATCGTGATGGCCGGCGGCACGCCGGTGCGGGTGCCGCTGGTGCCGGGCAGCTTCCGGCCGGACTTCGGCCGCATCGCCGCCGCCCTCTCGCCGCGCACCCGGGCCATCATCGTCAACAGCCCGCACAACCCCAGCGCCACGGTCTGGACCCGCGAGGAGATGCTGCAGTTGCAGGCCCTGCTCGCGCCGACCGAGGCGATCGTGATCAGCGACGAGGTCTACGAACACATGGCCTTCGACGGCGCGCACGAAAGCGCCTCGCGCTTCGAGGAACTGGCCGCGCGCAGCTTCGTGGTGTCGAGCTTCGGCAAGACCCTGCACGTGACCGGCTGGAAGGTCGGCACCGTGGTCGCGCCGGCGGCGCTGATGGCCGAGTTCCGCAAGGTGCACCAGTTCAATGTGTTCTCGGTCAACACGCCGATGCAGCAGGGCCTGGCCGACTACCTGAAGGATCCGGCGCCCTACCGCGGCCTGCCGGCCTTCTACCGGCAGAAGCGGGAGTTCTTCCGCGCGGGCCTGGCCGGCTCGCGGCTGCGGCTGCTGCCCTGCGAGGGCACGTATTTCCAGTGCGTGGACATCTCGGCCGTCAGCGATCTGAGCGAAGCCGATTTCTGCCAGTGGCTGGCACGCACCCACGGCGTGGCGGCAATCCCGATGTCGGCCTTCTACGGCGACGGCTTCGACCAGCACGTGGTGCGCTTCTGTTTCGCCAAGAAGGAAGAGACGCTCAGCGCCGCACTGGAGCGGCTGCAGCGGCTCTAA
- a CDS encoding HD-GYP domain-containing protein: MFLHRLEGSWLESPFWRRAFVIQDEAIVDSLRGSGIQEIWIDISRGLDVQEAPAPQPQAEEAAPPPAAAAPAGAPARIPLHEEIARAREICAQGRDRVASMFAEIRMGRAIDTGEAVSLVDEISSSISRNPGALLGMARLKSVDDYTYMHSVAVCGLMVALGTQLGLPPEDIREAGLAGLMHDVGKALMPVDVLNKPGSLTEEEFATMKRHADKGWALLKKGGAVSDAVQKVALHHHERWDGSGYPQRLAGEQISLFARMGAICDVYDAITSKRPYKNPWDPAHAVRQMARWKGHFDPTLFQHFIRSLGIYPIGSLVRLASGYLAVVCEQTPAALLTPTVKAFYEVSRQRSIEPRRIDLAAGGEAAERIVAVEDPAQWSFQGLDQLWIES; the protein is encoded by the coding sequence ATGTTCCTGCACCGTCTCGAAGGCTCCTGGCTGGAATCGCCATTCTGGCGGCGCGCCTTCGTGATCCAGGACGAGGCCATCGTCGATTCGCTGCGTGGCAGCGGCATCCAGGAGATCTGGATCGACATCAGCCGCGGCCTCGACGTGCAGGAGGCTCCCGCGCCGCAGCCGCAGGCCGAGGAAGCCGCCCCGCCCCCGGCCGCAGCTGCGCCCGCCGGGGCACCTGCCCGCATCCCCCTGCACGAGGAGATCGCCCGCGCCCGCGAGATCTGTGCCCAGGGCCGCGACCGGGTGGCCTCGATGTTCGCCGAGATCCGCATGGGCCGGGCCATCGACACCGGCGAGGCCGTCTCCCTGGTCGACGAGATCTCGTCTTCCATCTCGCGCAACCCGGGCGCGCTGCTCGGCATGGCGCGGCTCAAGAGCGTGGATGACTACACCTATATGCACTCGGTGGCCGTGTGCGGCCTGATGGTGGCGCTGGGCACCCAGCTCGGCTTGCCGCCGGAAGATATCCGCGAGGCGGGCCTGGCCGGCCTGATGCACGACGTGGGCAAGGCGCTGATGCCGGTCGATGTGCTGAACAAACCCGGCTCGCTGACCGAGGAAGAGTTTGCCACCATGAAGCGCCATGCCGACAAGGGCTGGGCGCTACTCAAGAAGGGCGGCGCGGTATCGGACGCGGTGCAGAAGGTGGCGCTGCACCACCATGAGCGCTGGGACGGCTCGGGCTATCCGCAGCGCCTGGCCGGCGAGCAGATCAGCCTGTTCGCCCGCATGGGCGCGATCTGCGACGTGTACGACGCCATCACTTCCAAGCGGCCCTACAAGAACCCCTGGGATCCGGCGCATGCGGTGCGCCAGATGGCGCGCTGGAAGGGGCATTTCGATCCCACGCTGTTCCAGCATTTCATCCGCAGCCTGGGCATCTACCCGATCGGCTCGCTGGTGCGCCTCGCCTCGGGCTACCTGGCGGTGGTGTGCGAGCAGACGCCCGCCGCGCTGCTCACGCCCACCGTCAAGGCCTTCTACGAGGTGTCGCGGCAGCGCTCCATCGAGCCGCGGCGCATCGACCTGGCCGCGGGCGGCGAGGCAGCCGAGCGCATCGTGGCGGTGGAGGACCCGGCGCAGTGGTCCTTCCAGGGGCTGGATCAGCTCTGGATCGAGTCCTGA
- a CDS encoding acyltransferase family protein, translating to MQKTSWIRAGLQTQTIDERYRSVGGFTSGFDYCRLILAAAVVAQHSIVTSYGTQSDSYVWGDWHRIFVAPILLMFFALSGFLVSGSLKKRPTLGSFITLRVLRLVPALAVEVLLSALILGPLLTALPLSEYFTDKKFFAYFGNILGMIRFFLPGVFTANPFPGFVNISLWTVPYELECYLALIALWLARILRRPAWVAAIVLVAVVAGTTFALMNFEPSWANNRPLPRSLIVAFLCGVCLNLFSHRIRLHWRYAALAFAGLLATTVIYQTVYIAAVFSAYLIVYVGMMHPPKKSPLFSGDYSYGLYLFAFPLQQTYSQLFPEHRHWYFNILVTLFFGMAYAAFSWWVIEKPVLSRKKQVVAWVDTWGLRLRSRWEAGFSRFRL from the coding sequence ATGCAAAAAACTTCCTGGATACGCGCAGGTTTGCAAACGCAAACCATTGACGAGCGCTACCGCAGCGTCGGCGGATTTACCAGCGGATTCGATTATTGCCGGCTGATTCTCGCGGCGGCCGTGGTGGCGCAGCACAGCATCGTGACCAGTTACGGCACGCAGAGCGACAGTTATGTCTGGGGCGATTGGCACCGGATATTTGTCGCACCCATTCTGCTGATGTTTTTTGCCTTAAGCGGATTCCTGGTTTCCGGCAGCCTGAAAAAGCGCCCGACGCTCGGCTCTTTCATCACCTTGCGTGTATTGCGCCTGGTACCGGCGCTGGCGGTGGAAGTGCTGTTATCCGCCCTCATACTCGGCCCGCTATTGACAGCACTGCCGCTCTCCGAATATTTCACGGACAAGAAATTTTTCGCTTATTTCGGCAACATTCTGGGAATGATCCGTTTCTTCCTGCCCGGGGTTTTCACGGCAAACCCGTTCCCGGGATTCGTCAATATCTCCCTCTGGACGGTTCCCTACGAGCTGGAATGCTACTTGGCGCTGATTGCCCTGTGGCTGGCCAGGATTCTCAGGCGACCGGCATGGGTCGCAGCCATCGTCCTGGTGGCCGTGGTGGCGGGAACGACTTTCGCCCTTATGAATTTCGAGCCGTCCTGGGCCAATAACCGTCCACTCCCGCGCTCCCTGATCGTGGCGTTTCTCTGCGGTGTGTGCCTGAATCTTTTCTCGCACCGCATCCGGCTCCACTGGCGTTATGCGGCATTGGCTTTTGCAGGTCTTCTGGCAACCACCGTCATCTATCAGACGGTCTATATCGCCGCCGTGTTTTCTGCCTACCTCATCGTGTATGTAGGAATGATGCATCCGCCCAAAAAGAGCCCGCTCTTCAGCGGCGATTATTCCTATGGGCTTTATCTTTTCGCCTTCCCGTTGCAGCAGACCTACAGCCAGCTTTTCCCGGAACACCGCCACTGGTACTTCAACATACTGGTGACCCTGTTTTTCGGTATGGCTTATGCGGCATTTTCCTGGTGGGTCATCGAAAAGCCCGTGCTCAGCCGGAAAAAACAGGTGGTCGCCTGGGTCGATACATGGGGTCTCAGGCTGCGCAGCCGTTGGGAGGCAGGCTTCTCACGCTTTCGGCTTTGA
- a CDS encoding glycerophosphodiester phosphodiesterase — MSSSCVLAFDLQGHRGARGLMPENTLAAFEAGASAGVSTLELDIAVTADGIPVISHDPRLNPAFTRDEKGAWIQGQGPAIHALRLDELRRYDVGRLDPGSRYAAGLPRQMPRDGQRIPTLRELLRLLGTPAFAARPLQLNIETKSDPFHPELQPPPEEFVTRIVAVLREAGFERRATLQSFDWRTLAAARRLAPEIPRACLSTPKTLQDPAWTDGRRQADFASAPAMAADAGCAIWSPAFAGLDAAQVNEAHRLGLAVLPWTVNRPEDMKRLIDLGVDGLISDEPDLALPLLREKGLAVAPLPRP; from the coding sequence TTGTCCAGCTCCTGCGTCCTGGCCTTCGATCTCCAGGGCCATCGCGGCGCACGCGGGCTGATGCCGGAGAACACGCTCGCCGCCTTCGAGGCCGGCGCCTCGGCGGGTGTGAGCACGCTGGAGCTGGACATCGCGGTGACGGCCGACGGCATCCCCGTCATCTCGCACGACCCGCGCCTCAACCCTGCCTTCACGCGTGACGAAAAAGGCGCGTGGATCCAGGGACAGGGGCCAGCCATCCACGCGCTGCGGCTGGACGAACTGCGCCGCTACGACGTGGGCCGGCTTGATCCCGGCAGCCGCTACGCCGCCGGCCTGCCGCGCCAGATGCCGCGCGACGGCCAGCGCATCCCCACGCTAAGGGAGCTGCTGCGGCTCCTGGGCACTCCGGCTTTCGCAGCACGCCCGCTGCAGCTCAACATCGAGACCAAGTCCGACCCCTTCCATCCCGAGTTGCAGCCGCCGCCGGAGGAATTCGTCACCCGCATCGTGGCCGTGCTGCGCGAGGCCGGTTTCGAGCGCCGCGCCACGCTGCAGAGTTTCGACTGGCGCACCCTGGCCGCCGCGCGGCGGCTGGCGCCGGAGATCCCGCGGGCTTGCCTGTCCACGCCCAAGACTCTGCAGGATCCAGCGTGGACCGATGGCCGGCGCCAGGCCGACTTCGCCTCGGCCCCCGCCATGGCGGCCGATGCCGGCTGCGCGATCTGGTCACCGGCCTTCGCCGGGCTGGATGCGGCCCAGGTGAACGAGGCCCACCGGCTGGGACTGGCCGTGCTGCCCTGGACCGTCAACCGGCCCGAGGACATGAAACGCCTGATCGACCTGGGCGTGGACGGCCTGATCAGCGACGAGCCCGATCTGGCCCTGCCCCTGCTGCGCGAGAAGGGCCTGGCCGTCGCGCCGCTGCCCCGCCCCTGA
- a CDS encoding Cd(II)/Pb(II)-responsive transcriptional regulator: MASPSPHLRIGDAARLSGVNAANIRYYEKEGLLPQQARSESSYRLYGEEEVHRLRFIRLCRAMDMSLDEVRTLLGLDLNDKSDCTQARRTLDGHLGHVRERLAELRTLEANLVALRGRCDGQGGHCGIIETLHRRADDQALPALVPAARRHV; the protein is encoded by the coding sequence ATGGCTTCGCCAAGTCCCCACCTGCGCATCGGAGATGCCGCCCGTCTCAGCGGCGTCAACGCCGCCAACATCCGCTATTACGAGAAGGAAGGCCTGCTGCCGCAGCAGGCCCGCAGCGAGTCCAGCTACCGCCTCTACGGCGAGGAGGAGGTGCACCGCCTGCGTTTCATCCGCCTGTGCCGTGCCATGGACATGTCGCTGGACGAGGTGCGCACCCTGCTGGGACTGGACCTCAACGACAAGTCCGACTGCACCCAGGCCCGCCGGACGCTGGATGGGCACCTGGGCCATGTGCGCGAGCGCCTGGCCGAACTGCGCACGCTGGAGGCCAACCTGGTCGCCCTGCGCGGCCGCTGCGACGGCCAGGGCGGGCACTGCGGCATCATCGAGACGCTGCACCGGCGGGCGGACGATCAGGCGCTGCCGGCGCTGGTGCCCGCCGCGCGGCGGCATGTCTGA
- a CDS encoding heavy metal translocating P-type ATPase, whose translation MQDSRHTHSHPPEARKPVATVPGLDACCGCRPAAAPKAHDHSHAGHDHDHAHDHGEDHAHGGHDHDHSSLPGPWRLGAALALAAAAEALHLAAGDSAALPRYAGMALALAAIFLAGLGIFTAGWKSLLKFQLGIDALMAVAVTGAFLLGQWPEAAMVMALYALAERIEEAAQERARHAIGGLLALRPESAEVKDANGRWASRPVAQVAVGDEVRILPGARVPFDGTVLAGQGAVDESSLTGESLPVDKAPGDRLFAGTLNAHAGLEFRVTAAIGETTLDRTIRTVEEAQSARAPTQRLIDRFARVYTPAVFAVALIVAIGAPLLLDWAWRDAIYRALVLLVIACPCALVLSTPVTVVSALASAARHGILVKGGVWLEQARGLRLVAFDKTGTLTEGKPRLTDHAVLGDGSDAAAVLRDAAALAGRSDHPVSQALAAGLPAEAREQAPEVEDFQALAGRGVSGRIAGRLLLLGNRRLMTEKGLWTDAVEQAAAPHEAAGRSLTLLADETAVRAVFAVADTLRPHVREAVDALQRLGIASAMLTGDHAAAAQAVAQEAGIAEVRAGLLPEDKLSAIAELQARHGMVAMAGDGINDAPALARADIGLAMGAAGTDVAMETAGIVILHDDLRRVAEVVRLSRRTRRVLVQNIAIALGLKLLFLGLAIAGLATMWMAVFADVGASLLVIANGLRLLRWKK comes from the coding sequence ATGCAAGACTCCCGCCACACGCATTCCCATCCGCCCGAGGCCCGCAAGCCGGTGGCCACGGTTCCCGGCCTCGACGCCTGCTGCGGCTGCCGTCCCGCGGCGGCGCCCAAGGCCCATGATCATTCGCATGCCGGGCACGACCATGATCACGCGCACGATCACGGCGAGGACCACGCCCACGGCGGCCACGATCACGACCATTCCAGCCTTCCCGGCCCCTGGCGGCTGGGCGCCGCTCTGGCCCTGGCAGCTGCGGCCGAGGCGCTTCACCTGGCGGCCGGAGACAGCGCCGCCCTGCCCCGCTACGCCGGCATGGCGCTGGCCCTGGCCGCGATCTTTTTGGCGGGGCTCGGTATCTTCACCGCCGGCTGGAAGTCGCTTCTGAAGTTCCAGCTGGGCATCGACGCCCTGATGGCGGTGGCCGTCACCGGCGCCTTCCTGCTCGGCCAGTGGCCCGAGGCCGCGATGGTGATGGCGCTGTATGCCCTGGCCGAACGCATCGAGGAAGCGGCCCAGGAGCGCGCCCGCCATGCGATCGGCGGCCTGCTCGCCCTGCGGCCGGAGAGCGCCGAGGTGAAGGACGCCAACGGCCGCTGGGCCAGCCGGCCGGTGGCGCAGGTGGCGGTGGGCGACGAGGTGCGCATCCTGCCCGGCGCGCGTGTGCCCTTCGACGGCACCGTGCTCGCCGGCCAGGGCGCGGTCGACGAATCCAGCCTCACCGGCGAGAGCCTGCCGGTGGACAAGGCGCCCGGCGACCGCCTCTTCGCCGGCACGCTCAACGCCCATGCGGGGTTGGAGTTCCGGGTCACCGCCGCCATCGGCGAGACCACGCTGGACCGCACCATCCGCACCGTCGAGGAAGCCCAGTCGGCGCGTGCGCCCACCCAGCGCCTGATCGACCGCTTCGCCCGGGTCTACACGCCGGCCGTGTTCGCGGTCGCGCTGATCGTGGCCATCGGCGCGCCGCTGCTGCTGGACTGGGCCTGGCGCGATGCCATCTACCGCGCGCTGGTGCTGCTGGTCATCGCCTGCCCCTGCGCGCTGGTGCTGTCCACGCCGGTCACGGTGGTGAGCGCGCTGGCCTCGGCGGCGCGGCACGGCATCCTGGTCAAGGGGGGTGTCTGGCTGGAGCAGGCACGGGGCCTGCGGCTGGTGGCCTTCGACAAGACCGGCACGCTGACCGAGGGCAAGCCCCGGCTCACCGACCATGCGGTGCTGGGCGATGGCAGCGATGCCGCTGCCGTGCTGCGCGACGCCGCCGCGCTGGCGGGCCGCTCCGACCATCCCGTCTCCCAGGCCCTGGCCGCCGGCCTGCCGGCCGAGGCACGCGAGCAGGCGCCCGAGGTGGAAGACTTCCAGGCCCTGGCCGGCCGGGGCGTCTCGGGCCGCATCGCCGGCCGTCTACTGCTGCTGGGCAACCGCCGCCTGATGACCGAAAAAGGCCTCTGGACGGACGCGGTGGAACAGGCCGCCGCGCCGCACGAGGCGGCCGGCCGCAGCCTCACCCTGCTGGCGGACGAGACCGCCGTGCGGGCCGTCTTCGCCGTGGCCGACACCCTGCGGCCGCATGTGCGCGAAGCAGTCGATGCGCTGCAGCGCCTGGGCATCGCCAGCGCCATGCTGACGGGCGACCATGCCGCCGCCGCGCAAGCCGTGGCGCAAGAGGCCGGCATCGCGGAAGTCCGCGCCGGGCTGCTGCCCGAGGACAAGCTCTCCGCCATCGCCGAGCTGCAGGCTCGCCACGGCATGGTGGCGATGGCCGGCGACGGCATCAACGACGCGCCGGCCCTGGCGCGCGCCGACATCGGCCTGGCCATGGGCGCGGCCGGCACCGACGTGGCGATGGAGACGGCCGGCATCGTCATCCTGCACGACGACCTGCGCCGGGTGGCCGAGGTGGTGCGCCTGTCGCGCCGCACCCGGCGGGTGCTGGTGCAGAACATCGCCATCGCGCTGGGGCTGAAGCTGCTGTTCCTGGGTCTGGCCATCGCCGGTCTGGCGACGATGTGGATGGCGGTCTTCGCCGACGTGGGTGCCAGCCTGCTGGTGATCGCCAACGGCCTGCGCCTGCTGCGCTGGAAGAAATAG
- a CDS encoding PA0069 family radical SAM protein produces MSITTIPLEALKGRGSASRLAHRFSRDQRDPWDDGWDTLAELQAERPERLQTQVHFEDAKSAISRNDSPDIPFDASLNPYRGCEHGCIYCFARPTHSYLNLSPGLDFETQLIAKRNIAEVLRRELARPGYRPSQIAIGTATDCYQPIERELRLTRSVIEVLGEARHPFGLVTKSSAVERDLDLIAPLAAQRLAAVYITITTLDARLARILEPRAAAPHRRLQTIRALTEAGVPVGVSVAPQIPFITEDMEQVLQAAREAGARSAFYTVVRLPWEVAPLFRQWLEVHYPQRADRVMARIQEMRGGKDYNADFATRMKGSGIWAELIRKRFETACRRLGLNRERTLLTREDFRPPSSGGQGHLF; encoded by the coding sequence ATGAGCATCACCACCATCCCCCTCGAAGCCCTCAAGGGCCGCGGCAGCGCCAGCCGCCTGGCCCACCGTTTCTCCCGCGACCAGCGCGACCCCTGGGACGACGGCTGGGACACCCTGGCCGAGTTGCAGGCCGAACGGCCCGAGCGCCTGCAGACGCAGGTGCATTTCGAGGACGCCAAAAGCGCCATCAGCCGCAACGACTCACCCGACATCCCCTTCGACGCCTCGCTCAACCCCTACCGCGGCTGCGAGCACGGCTGCATCTACTGCTTCGCCCGGCCCACGCACAGCTATCTCAACCTCTCGCCGGGGCTGGACTTCGAGACCCAGCTGATCGCCAAACGCAACATCGCCGAGGTGCTGCGCCGCGAACTGGCGCGCCCCGGCTACCGCCCCAGCCAGATCGCCATCGGCACCGCCACCGACTGCTACCAGCCGATCGAGCGTGAACTGCGCCTGACCCGCTCGGTGATCGAAGTGCTGGGCGAGGCGCGCCATCCCTTCGGCCTGGTCACCAAGTCCAGCGCGGTGGAGCGCGACCTCGACCTGATCGCGCCCCTGGCCGCGCAGCGCCTGGCCGCCGTCTACATCACCATCACCACGCTCGATGCGCGCCTCGCCCGGATCCTGGAGCCGCGCGCCGCCGCGCCGCACCGGCGGCTGCAGACCATCCGCGCGCTGACCGAGGCCGGCGTGCCGGTGGGCGTCAGCGTGGCGCCGCAGATCCCCTTCATCACCGAGGACATGGAGCAGGTGCTGCAGGCCGCCCGCGAGGCCGGCGCCCGCAGCGCCTTCTACACGGTGGTGCGACTGCCCTGGGAGGTGGCGCCGCTGTTCCGCCAATGGCTGGAGGTGCACTACCCGCAGCGCGCCGACCGGGTGATGGCGCGCATCCAGGAGATGCGCGGCGGCAAGGACTACAACGCCGACTTCGCCACCCGCATGAAGGGCAGCGGCATCTGGGCCGAGCTCATCAGGAAGCGCTTCGAAACCGCCTGCCGCAGGCTGGGCCTGAACCGCGAACGCACGCTGCTGACACGCGAGGACTTCCGCCCACCCTCATCCGGTGGACAGGGCCATCTGTTCTAG